A region from the Salicibibacter cibarius genome encodes:
- a CDS encoding type B 50S ribosomal protein L31, protein MKTDIHPQYQNVVFLDTGTGFKFLGGSTSTSSETIEWEDGNTYPLLKVEISSDSHPFYTGKQKLVDAGGRIDKFKKKYNLD, encoded by the coding sequence ATGAAAACGGACATTCATCCGCAGTATCAAAATGTTGTCTTTTTAGATACAGGCACTGGTTTCAAGTTTTTGGGCGGTTCGACAAGTACGTCATCAGAGACGATTGAATGGGAAGACGGGAATACGTACCCACTGCTTAAGGTAGAAATCAGTTCGGACTCCCACCCTTTCTATACCGGGAAACAAAAGCTTGTGGACGCAGGTGGCCGGATCGACAAATTCAAAAAGAAATACAACTTGGATTAA
- a CDS encoding response regulator, which produces MRKILIVDDKEGIRTLIREVLQAEGYVVEETSDGWKALGWIRRVDYDLIILDVKLPGLNGIDVLKTIRDEGITIGVIIVTAYEEINMKMDVKNLGVVASLSKPFDIQDVLEKVNQYMDNHKQGD; this is translated from the coding sequence ATGCGCAAAATATTAATTGTTGATGATAAAGAGGGTATTCGTACGTTAATAAGAGAAGTTTTACAGGCAGAAGGTTACGTCGTTGAAGAGACGAGCGACGGCTGGAAGGCCTTGGGGTGGATCAGGCGTGTTGACTATGACCTTATCATTTTAGATGTAAAATTACCCGGGTTAAACGGGATTGATGTATTGAAAACCATACGGGATGAGGGGATTACCATAGGCGTGATCATTGTGACTGCTTATGAAGAAATCAATATGAAAATGGATGTAAAAAACTTGGGAGTCGTTGCATCATTATCAAAACCATTTGACATTCAGGACGTTTTGGAAAAGGTAAATCAGTACATGGACAACCATAAACAAGGAGACTGA
- the glpX gene encoding class II fructose-bisphosphatase, producing the protein MERSLTMELVRVTEAAALSSARWMGRGLKEEADDAATSAMRDVFDTIPMKGRVVIGEGEKDEAPMLYIGEKLGTGSGPRVDVAVDPVEGTNIVANGQWNALAVIAIADHEKLLHAPDMYMDKIAVGPDAVGAINLDASVADNLQAVARARGKDVDDLVVSILNRERHRNIINDVRKAGARIKLIQDGDVAAAINTAFDETGVDMLIGAGGAPEGVISAVALKCLGGEVQGRLLPKDDAEADRCRGMGIEDLSKILYMDDLVGGDDCIFAATGITDGELLKGVHYKSKRASTQSLVMRAKSGTVRFVDGKHNVEKKPAFVFKDA; encoded by the coding sequence ATGGAAAGAAGTTTAACGATGGAACTTGTGCGTGTCACCGAGGCGGCAGCCTTATCATCCGCAAGATGGATGGGGCGAGGGCTTAAAGAGGAAGCGGATGATGCTGCAACAAGTGCCATGCGTGATGTATTCGATACGATCCCGATGAAGGGAAGAGTCGTGATTGGCGAAGGGGAAAAAGACGAAGCGCCGATGCTTTATATTGGGGAAAAATTGGGGACCGGTTCCGGCCCCCGTGTTGACGTTGCCGTAGATCCGGTGGAAGGAACAAATATTGTGGCCAACGGCCAATGGAACGCATTGGCTGTCATCGCGATCGCTGATCACGAGAAACTGTTACATGCCCCGGATATGTACATGGATAAAATAGCCGTTGGTCCTGACGCGGTCGGTGCGATTAACTTGGATGCATCTGTTGCCGATAATCTTCAGGCGGTCGCGAGGGCACGGGGAAAAGACGTTGATGATCTTGTTGTCAGCATTTTAAATCGAGAACGCCATCGGAATATTATTAATGATGTCCGAAAAGCAGGTGCCCGTATCAAGCTTATTCAAGACGGAGATGTGGCAGCCGCCATTAATACAGCCTTTGATGAAACGGGTGTGGATATGTTAATCGGTGCCGGCGGCGCACCGGAAGGTGTGATCTCGGCTGTTGCTTTAAAATGCCTTGGCGGAGAAGTGCAAGGCCGCTTACTGCCGAAAGACGATGCAGAAGCGGATCGTTGCCGAGGGATGGGCATCGAGGACCTTTCGAAAATTCTGTACATGGATGATCTTGTCGGAGGGGATGACTGTATTTTCGCCGCTACGGGCATTACGGACGGGGAGCTGTTGAAAGGCGTCCACTACAAAAGCAAACGGGCGTCCACGCAATCGCTTGTCATGCGGGCAAAATCCGGAACCGTTCGCTTCGTGGACGGGAAACATAATGTTGAGAAAAAACCGGCTTTTGTATTTAAAGACGCATAA
- the fsa gene encoding fructose-6-phosphate aldolase translates to MKFFVDSVNMDDIRFAHDLGILSGVTTNPSLVAKEGVDFTSRLREIVSVVKGSVSAEVIATEAGEMYKEGKELAAIAPNITVKVPMTLDGLKAVKALKADGIDTNVTLVFSSVQALLAARAGATYVSPFIGRLDDIGHSGVNLIGEIANSFALHGIDTQIIAASVRHSMHVAEAAKQGAHIATIPPKVIHQLVQHPLTDKGLDAFLADWEKMNGKD, encoded by the coding sequence ATGAAATTTTTTGTTGATTCGGTAAATATGGATGATATTCGTTTTGCCCATGATCTCGGCATTCTTAGCGGAGTGACGACCAATCCCAGTCTTGTTGCAAAAGAAGGGGTGGATTTCACGTCACGGTTACGGGAAATCGTTTCGGTTGTGAAGGGTTCCGTAAGCGCGGAAGTAATTGCCACGGAAGCCGGGGAAATGTATAAAGAAGGAAAAGAATTAGCGGCCATAGCGCCAAATATTACCGTGAAAGTTCCGATGACACTGGATGGCCTAAAAGCGGTAAAGGCTTTAAAAGCGGATGGAATTGACACAAACGTAACCCTTGTTTTTTCAAGTGTGCAAGCGCTTTTGGCAGCCAGAGCCGGAGCCACTTATGTATCCCCATTTATCGGCCGCCTTGATGATATAGGCCATAGCGGCGTTAACCTGATTGGAGAGATCGCGAACAGCTTTGCATTACATGGCATTGATACGCAAATCATCGCAGCTTCCGTCCGTCATTCCATGCACGTGGCAGAAGCAGCCAAACAAGGCGCTCACATTGCAACGATCCCGCCTAAGGTGATCCATCAACTTGTACAGCATCCGTTAACAGATAAAGGGTTGGATGCTTTCCTTGCCGATTGGGAAAAAATGAATGGGAAAGATTAG
- a CDS encoding DUF2529 family protein, which produces MIKSYTTQLQHVFHTIGKQEEAIGDSARLLAQALVGEGTIYVMANKRFSALADTIVQNEDTPKRIQRIAQQQKEALTTTDRMLVLSEGTETKNELLYLQGLLQAHIPLVFLGPGSPSLSFKEGMEEPMVITTPSSPIVPAPDGSKSGHPTEIAIIYAYQAMMFELSEMIAE; this is translated from the coding sequence ATGATAAAGAGTTATACGACACAATTGCAACATGTTTTCCATACAATTGGCAAGCAAGAGGAAGCTATTGGAGACAGCGCACGTCTTTTAGCACAAGCGCTTGTAGGCGAGGGGACTATATATGTAATGGCGAATAAGCGCTTCTCGGCACTTGCAGACACAATCGTTCAAAACGAAGACACACCTAAACGAATACAGCGCATTGCCCAGCAACAAAAAGAAGCGCTTACAACCACTGACCGTATGCTCGTTCTGAGCGAAGGAACAGAAACGAAGAACGAATTATTATACCTCCAAGGGTTGTTGCAGGCGCATATTCCCCTCGTATTTTTGGGACCGGGGTCCCCCAGCCTATCGTTTAAGGAAGGCATGGAAGAACCAATGGTGATCACCACCCCGTCTTCCCCCATCGTACCCGCTCCCGACGGAAGCAAAAGTGGACATCCGACAGAGATCGCGATTATTTATGCATATCAAGCGATGATGTTCGAATTGTCGGAAATGATCGCTGAGTAA
- a CDS encoding acyl-CoA dehydrogenase produces MDFLLSEDQQMIRKMVRDFAKNEVEPTAAERDADERFDRSLFAQMADLGFTGLPWPEADGGIGGDFLSYVVAIEELSRVCASTGVTLSAHISLASWPIYTFGTEEQKETYLKPLARGEKLGAFALTEPGSGSDAGAMKTTATLEGESYVLNGSKIFITNGGEADVYIVFAGMDSGPAAFIVDKDSPGFFVGKKEEKMGIRSSPTTEIRLENCRIPKENRLGDEGQGFKIAMQTLDGGRNGIAAQALGIAQGALDAATAYAKERKQFGKAIGAQQGISFKLADMATKIEASRLLTYQAAWREQEGLDYGKASAMSKLYAADTAMDVTTEAVQVFGGYGYIREYPVERYMRDAKITQIYEGTNEIQRLVIGKMLLAD; encoded by the coding sequence ATGGATTTTTTACTATCGGAAGACCAACAAATGATACGAAAGATGGTTCGCGACTTTGCGAAAAATGAGGTAGAACCGACGGCCGCCGAAAGGGATGCGGATGAACGTTTTGACCGCTCCCTTTTTGCACAGATGGCCGATCTCGGGTTTACGGGGCTCCCTTGGCCGGAAGCGGATGGCGGCATTGGCGGCGATTTCTTAAGTTACGTCGTTGCCATCGAAGAGTTATCCCGTGTGTGCGCATCTACAGGGGTTACACTGTCCGCTCATATTTCGCTTGCAAGTTGGCCCATCTATACATTCGGCACGGAAGAGCAGAAAGAAACGTATTTAAAGCCGCTTGCGCGTGGCGAGAAACTCGGCGCTTTTGCCCTTACGGAGCCAGGGTCAGGCTCCGACGCAGGGGCGATGAAAACAACGGCCACCCTCGAAGGGGAAAGCTATGTGCTGAACGGATCGAAAATCTTTATTACAAACGGCGGGGAAGCCGATGTTTATATCGTGTTTGCGGGGATGGATTCAGGTCCTGCGGCATTTATCGTGGATAAAGACTCCCCGGGTTTTTTTGTAGGAAAAAAAGAAGAAAAAATGGGTATCCGATCTTCGCCCACAACAGAAATTCGTCTTGAAAATTGCCGTATTCCCAAAGAGAATCGTTTAGGGGATGAAGGCCAAGGGTTTAAAATCGCGATGCAGACATTGGACGGCGGACGTAACGGAATCGCCGCGCAAGCGTTAGGAATCGCCCAAGGTGCTCTCGATGCGGCGACGGCTTATGCGAAAGAGCGAAAGCAATTTGGAAAAGCAATCGGAGCTCAACAAGGCATTAGCTTTAAACTCGCGGATATGGCAACAAAAATTGAAGCTTCCCGCCTGTTAACGTATCAAGCGGCGTGGCGTGAACAAGAAGGGCTGGATTATGGAAAAGCATCGGCCATGTCGAAACTTTATGCGGCTGATACGGCGATGGACGTAACGACAGAAGCTGTGCAAGTGTTCGGCGGTTACGGATATATCCGTGAATACCCGGTGGAGCGATATATGCGGGATGCGAAGATCACGCAAATCTACGAAGGAACAAATGAAATTCAACGTCTTGTCATCGGGAAAATGCTGTTGGCGGATTGA
- a CDS encoding CTP synthase — protein MSVKYIFVTGGVVSSLGKGIAAASLGRLLKNRGLNVTIQKFDPYINIDPGTMSPYQHGEVFVTDDGAETDLDLGHYERFIDINLNKNSNVTTGKVYSSVIRKERRGDYLGGTVQVIPHVTDEIKDRVYRAGEESNVDVVITEIGGTVGDIESLPFLEAIRQIKSDVGVENVMYIHCTLIPVLEAAGEMKSKPTQHSVKELRSLGIQPNVIVVRTGQPVPDLMKEKIALFCDIDKHAVIESRDADNLYQVTLDLQEQRLDSIVCDHLNMETPNPEADMEDWKALVDRVSHLSKKMTIGIVGKYVALPDAYLSIAEALKHAGYVYDADVAIRWYNSEDITCDNAADQFKDVDGILVPYGFGHRGIEGKISAIRYAREHHIPFFGICLGMQLASVEFARNVLGHEEAASAEFVEQPEHPIIDLLPEQKDVEDLGGTLRLGLYPCKLEDGSVAKAAYDEEEIVYERHRHRYEFNNAYREAFEHAGFRFSGQSPDNRLVEIIELSGHPFFVATQFHPEFVSRPTRPQPLFREFIHATLPEA, from the coding sequence ATGTCTGTGAAATATATATTCGTTACTGGAGGCGTTGTATCCTCCCTCGGAAAAGGGATTGCAGCTGCTTCCCTCGGAAGGCTGTTAAAAAATAGAGGATTAAACGTGACGATCCAAAAGTTTGATCCATATATTAATATCGATCCGGGAACCATGAGCCCCTATCAACATGGGGAAGTGTTTGTTACGGATGATGGTGCGGAAACGGATCTGGACCTCGGACACTATGAGCGTTTCATCGATATTAATCTGAACAAAAACAGTAACGTGACGACAGGGAAAGTTTATTCTTCCGTTATCCGAAAAGAACGGCGCGGGGACTATCTCGGCGGGACTGTACAGGTCATTCCCCACGTAACGGACGAGATTAAAGATCGGGTTTATCGGGCGGGAGAAGAATCCAACGTCGATGTGGTGATTACGGAAATCGGAGGAACTGTCGGAGATATTGAAAGTCTGCCTTTTCTGGAGGCTATTCGCCAAATTAAAAGCGATGTTGGCGTTGAAAATGTCATGTATATCCATTGTACGCTGATTCCGGTTTTAGAAGCCGCAGGGGAGATGAAATCGAAGCCGACACAGCATAGCGTAAAGGAGCTACGCTCTCTCGGCATTCAGCCGAATGTTATCGTCGTTCGCACCGGCCAACCTGTACCCGATTTAATGAAAGAAAAAATCGCACTCTTTTGTGACATTGATAAACATGCGGTCATCGAGTCCCGGGACGCCGATAATCTCTATCAGGTCACGCTCGATTTACAAGAACAAAGATTGGATTCCATCGTGTGCGATCACTTAAACATGGAGACGCCAAATCCTGAAGCAGATATGGAGGATTGGAAGGCGCTTGTCGACAGGGTAAGTCATCTCTCCAAAAAAATGACGATAGGCATTGTCGGCAAATATGTGGCCCTCCCGGATGCATACCTTTCCATTGCAGAAGCCCTCAAGCATGCTGGTTACGTTTATGATGCAGATGTAGCTATTCGTTGGTATAATTCCGAGGATATCACGTGCGATAATGCTGCGGATCAGTTTAAAGATGTGGACGGTATTCTCGTTCCTTATGGTTTTGGACACCGTGGAATTGAAGGGAAAATAAGCGCGATCCGTTATGCCCGCGAACATCACATTCCGTTTTTCGGCATTTGCCTCGGCATGCAGCTTGCGTCCGTAGAATTCGCGCGAAACGTTCTTGGCCACGAAGAAGCGGCATCGGCGGAATTCGTAGAGCAGCCGGAACACCCGATTATTGATCTGCTTCCGGAGCAAAAAGATGTGGAAGACTTGGGCGGCACCCTGCGCCTTGGGCTATATCCTTGCAAACTCGAAGATGGGTCGGTTGCAAAAGCGGCCTATGACGAAGAAGAAATTGTTTATGAACGCCATCGCCATCGTTATGAGTTTAATAACGCCTATCGCGAAGCTTTTGAACATGCAGGATTTAGATTTTCCGGACAAAGTCCCGACAACCGGCTCGTCGAGATTATCGAATTGAGTGGCCATCCATTTTTCGTTGCCACCCAATTCCACCCGGAATTCGTGTCGAGACCGACGCGCCCCCAACCGCTTTTTCGGGAGTTTATCCACGCGACGTTGCCGGAAGCGTGA
- a CDS encoding acetyl-CoA C-acetyltransferase — MAETVIVSGARTPFGKMGGALASLTAMDLGGHALKAAITRSEIEAGQLDEVIMGHVLQGGQGQLTSRQAARAADIPWEVKTETINKVCASGMRSVTLADQIIRSGDATIIAAGGMESMSQAPHVVPNFRFGQKMGDAKLIDSMVHDGLTCAFEGVHMGVYGNRNAKEFDISREAQDEWAARSHTRAQEATESGRFKEEIAPVNIPRRRGEDSIVDRDEAIRENVTADSLGQLPPAFGKDGTITAGNAPGVNDGASALVLMEKETAHAENVEPLATIVGHTAIAVETERFPQTPGLIIDQLCKKTGYRPEDIDLFEMNEAFAVVALLGEQLSGIDAAKVNVNGGAVALGHPIGASGNRILLTLAYELKKRGGGLGIAAICSGGGQGDAVLLKV; from the coding sequence ATGGCGGAAACAGTCATTGTATCGGGAGCAAGAACCCCTTTTGGCAAAATGGGCGGGGCTTTAGCGTCGCTCACGGCGATGGATTTGGGCGGACACGCGTTAAAAGCGGCGATCACCCGTTCCGAAATTGAAGCAGGCCAATTGGATGAAGTGATTATGGGCCACGTTCTTCAAGGCGGCCAAGGGCAGTTAACGTCGCGGCAAGCGGCAAGAGCAGCGGATATCCCGTGGGAGGTCAAAACGGAGACGATCAATAAAGTATGTGCATCGGGAATGCGAAGTGTCACCCTTGCCGACCAAATCATTCGCAGCGGAGATGCAACAATAATCGCGGCAGGGGGCATGGAATCGATGAGCCAGGCACCACATGTCGTGCCGAATTTTCGATTTGGCCAAAAAATGGGCGATGCCAAACTGATTGATTCGATGGTCCATGATGGATTGACATGTGCGTTTGAAGGCGTTCACATGGGTGTTTACGGAAACCGGAATGCAAAAGAGTTTGACATTAGCCGCGAAGCCCAAGACGAGTGGGCGGCTCGCAGCCATACGAGGGCACAGGAAGCGACGGAGAGCGGACGATTTAAAGAAGAGATTGCGCCTGTAAACATTCCGAGGCGGCGCGGGGAAGATAGCATCGTGGATCGGGATGAAGCCATTCGCGAAAACGTTACGGCGGACTCTTTGGGACAATTGCCCCCCGCGTTCGGAAAAGACGGCACAATCACAGCCGGGAACGCACCGGGCGTCAATGACGGCGCCAGTGCGCTCGTGCTTATGGAAAAAGAAACGGCACATGCTGAAAATGTGGAACCATTGGCGACGATCGTCGGCCATACGGCGATCGCCGTTGAAACGGAACGTTTTCCGCAAACCCCGGGGCTTATTATTGATCAACTTTGTAAAAAAACCGGGTACCGTCCGGAAGACATTGATTTGTTTGAGATGAACGAGGCATTTGCGGTTGTTGCCCTTCTCGGCGAACAACTATCAGGGATTGACGCAGCAAAAGTCAATGTCAACGGCGGGGCTGTGGCGCTTGGACATCCGATTGGAGCGAGTGGCAACCGCATATTGCTGACACTTGCCTATGAACTTAAAAAACGCGGAGGTGGCCTCGGCATCGCTGCGATTTGTAGCGGTGGCGGCCAAGGGGATGCGGTGTTGTTGAAAGTCTAA
- the rho gene encoding transcription termination factor Rho produces the protein MLSLSIAELEDRTLRDLYRLAKEFRISYYSKLTKQELIFAILKGQAEQDGHMFMEGVLEIIQTEGYGFLRPINYLPSSQDIYISASQIRRFDLRNGDRVSGKVRKPKDNERYHGLLQVEAVNGDEPETAKERPHFPALTPLFPNERMRLETNPGRLSARIMDIITPVGFGQRGLIVAPPKAGKTSLLKQVANSITENHPHAELIMLLIDERPEEVTDIERSVEGEVVHSTFDEVPENHVKVTELVLERAMRLVEQKKDVVILMDSITRLARAYNLVIPPSGRTLSGGIDPAAFHRPKRFFGAARNIEEGGSMTILATALVDTGSRMDDVIYEEFKGTGNMELHLDRRLAERRIFPSIDIRRSSTRKEELLVTKSQLESLWAMRKTMNDSPEFIDHFIRRIKDTKTNDEFFERMEQDKARANTKAKAGSYSSG, from the coding sequence ATGTTGAGTTTATCTATAGCGGAGCTTGAAGATAGAACGTTGCGGGATCTTTACAGGCTCGCGAAAGAATTTAGAATTTCTTATTATAGCAAATTGACGAAACAGGAACTGATTTTCGCGATTTTAAAAGGACAGGCGGAGCAGGATGGTCATATGTTTATGGAAGGCGTCTTGGAAATTATACAAACGGAAGGGTATGGTTTCCTGCGGCCGATTAATTATTTGCCGAGTTCTCAAGATATTTACATTTCTGCATCGCAAATTCGCCGTTTCGATTTGCGCAATGGAGACCGTGTGTCCGGCAAGGTGCGCAAACCGAAAGATAACGAGCGCTATCATGGATTGTTGCAAGTAGAGGCAGTGAATGGGGATGAACCGGAGACAGCGAAAGAACGCCCCCATTTTCCTGCGCTTACGCCGTTATTTCCGAATGAACGCATGCGCTTGGAAACGAATCCCGGCCGGCTTTCCGCCAGAATTATGGACATTATTACCCCGGTGGGCTTCGGGCAACGGGGGTTGATTGTGGCACCTCCGAAAGCGGGCAAGACGTCGCTGTTGAAACAGGTGGCGAACAGTATTACGGAAAATCATCCCCATGCGGAATTAATTATGTTGCTCATTGATGAACGCCCGGAAGAAGTGACCGATATTGAACGTTCGGTAGAAGGGGAAGTCGTTCATTCCACCTTTGATGAAGTGCCGGAAAATCACGTGAAAGTGACAGAACTTGTGCTAGAACGGGCGATGCGTCTCGTGGAACAAAAAAAAGATGTCGTCATTTTAATGGACAGCATTACGCGGTTGGCCCGGGCGTATAACCTCGTCATCCCGCCGAGTGGACGAACGTTATCCGGAGGGATTGACCCCGCTGCCTTCCATCGCCCGAAACGGTTTTTCGGGGCTGCCCGCAATATCGAAGAAGGGGGCAGCATGACGATCTTGGCCACGGCACTCGTCGACACGGGTTCACGCATGGATGATGTCATCTATGAAGAATTTAAAGGCACAGGGAACATGGAACTGCACTTGGACCGTCGTCTCGCGGAAAGGCGAATATTCCCGTCCATCGATATCCGGCGTTCCAGCACGCGAAAAGAGGAGCTGCTCGTTACGAAAAGCCAGCTTGAAAGTTTGTGGGCGATGCGCAAAACGATGAACGATTCGCCCGAATTCATCGATCATTTTATTCGCAGGATCAAAGATACGAAAACGAACGATGAATTTTTTGAGCGTATGGAACAAGACAAAGCGAGAGCAAACACAAAAGCGAAAGCCGGAAGTTATTCATCCGGATGA
- a CDS encoding UDP-N-acetylglucosamine 1-carboxyvinyltransferase, which translates to MDKLMIEGGHTLSGNVHISGAKNSAVALIPAAILADAPVHVDNLPLISDVGILADLLQHIGADVDLYGESITIDPRNIIPTPLPNGRVKKMRASYYMMGAMLGKYKQADIGLPGGCNLGPRPIDQHIKGFEALGAKVSNEQGSIFLRANELRGARIYLDVVSVGATINIMLAAARAKGRTVIENAAKEPEIIDVATILTSMGAVIKGAGTDVIRIEGKEKLAGCNHTIIPDRIEAGTYMIMAATMGKDVMIENIIPDHLESLIAKLQEMGVEVITKDDSVVVRSNNDLKGVDIKTLVHPGFPTDLQQPVTSLLAKARGTSIITDTIYNSRFKHIDELRRMGADIKVEGRSAMVNGGIKLEGARVKASDLRAGAALVIAGLLADGVTEVTGVHHIDRGYEAFEEKLLQLGARLWREEMTEEEQEQLKHS; encoded by the coding sequence ATGGACAAGCTAATGATAGAAGGTGGACATACGCTATCCGGCAACGTCCACATCAGTGGAGCTAAAAACAGTGCGGTGGCGTTAATACCTGCGGCAATACTGGCGGACGCACCTGTTCATGTCGATAATCTGCCGCTGATCTCAGATGTTGGAATTTTGGCGGACTTGTTGCAGCACATTGGGGCTGATGTTGATCTGTACGGGGAATCGATCACCATTGACCCGCGTAATATTATCCCTACACCGTTGCCGAATGGCCGCGTAAAAAAAATGAGAGCTTCTTATTATATGATGGGTGCCATGTTGGGGAAATATAAACAGGCCGATATAGGACTGCCCGGAGGTTGTAACCTTGGCCCCCGGCCGATTGATCAACACATTAAAGGCTTTGAAGCATTGGGAGCCAAGGTATCCAATGAACAAGGATCCATTTTTTTACGGGCAAATGAACTTAGGGGAGCAAGAATCTATTTGGACGTTGTCAGCGTAGGAGCCACGATTAATATTATGCTCGCTGCCGCCCGTGCAAAAGGGCGAACAGTGATTGAAAATGCGGCAAAAGAACCGGAAATCATTGATGTTGCTACGATTTTAACGAGCATGGGGGCGGTCATCAAAGGCGCGGGTACGGATGTCATCCGCATTGAGGGAAAAGAAAAACTGGCAGGATGCAACCACACGATTATCCCCGATCGCATTGAAGCGGGCACGTACATGATAATGGCAGCTACAATGGGCAAGGACGTGATGATTGAGAATATCATTCCCGATCATTTAGAATCGTTGATAGCAAAGTTACAGGAAATGGGCGTCGAGGTGATTACAAAAGATGATTCGGTCGTCGTACGCTCAAACAACGATCTTAAAGGGGTGGATATTAAAACACTTGTCCATCCCGGATTCCCGACGGATTTACAACAACCGGTGACGTCCCTGCTTGCCAAGGCCCGAGGCACGAGTATTATTACGGATACGATCTACAATTCCCGTTTTAAGCATATTGATGAGTTACGGCGAATGGGTGCCGATATAAAAGTTGAAGGGCGTTCCGCAATGGTTAACGGCGGAATAAAATTGGAAGGCGCGCGCGTGAAGGCGAGTGATCTGCGGGCGGGTGCTGCCTTGGTCATCGCGGGGCTTTTGGCGGACGGTGTCACGGAAGTTACCGGAGTGCACCATATTGATCGAGGATATGAAGCTTTTGAGGAGAAGCTCCTACAATTGGGAGCCAGGCTTTGGCGGGAAGAAATGACAGAGGAAGAACAGGAACAATTGAAACATTCGTAA
- a CDS encoding TetR/AcrR family transcriptional regulator, with amino-acid sequence MEKRHVPAMVKDEQLIEKRRDQMVKSAVKLFQEKGFHRTTTREIARSSGFSVGTLYEYVTSKEDILYLVCDAVYDEVTDRFNQLLDQSLPAAERFEQMVTALFQVMDDMQEEVLVMYQEAKSLPKESLSYVLKKDESMTANIKTVIDECREEGYLTMNEASARLMAEDITVKGHMWTFRRWSLRKHYTLEQYTRLQLDALLSK; translated from the coding sequence ATGGAGAAACGACACGTCCCTGCGATGGTTAAAGATGAGCAACTGATCGAAAAACGGCGCGATCAAATGGTGAAAAGTGCCGTCAAACTTTTTCAGGAAAAAGGGTTTCATCGCACGACAACCCGTGAAATTGCCCGTTCATCAGGGTTTAGTGTTGGCACGTTATATGAGTATGTCACTTCCAAGGAAGACATCCTGTACCTCGTTTGTGATGCCGTTTACGATGAAGTGACCGATCGTTTCAATCAATTACTGGATCAAAGCTTGCCTGCAGCTGAACGATTTGAACAAATGGTGACTGCACTTTTTCAAGTGATGGATGACATGCAAGAAGAAGTGCTCGTCATGTATCAGGAAGCAAAATCATTACCGAAAGAATCGCTTTCTTACGTTTTAAAAAAAGACGAAAGCATGACGGCAAACATCAAAACAGTGATTGATGAATGCCGCGAAGAAGGTTATCTGACGATGAATGAAGCGTCTGCCCGCCTTATGGCGGAAGATATAACGGTTAAAGGACATATGTGGACATTTAGGCGTTGGTCATTAAGAAAGCATTATACATTGGAACAATACACCCGTTTGCAACTGGATGCGCTGTTATCCAAATAG
- the rpoE gene encoding DNA-directed RNA polymerase subunit delta has product MTIRELDQDEVLERSAVELAYELLKEKREPVHYKDLFAEIAEIKQIKKEQMDERRTKLFTDLNIGGSFVHLGANHWGLKAWYPVDQTEEDLSRTVQPSSKSSDDQGSEHQDNDLEDLEDELDELANEDDADKSDEEELDGFGNDDHPEDEEEKDQEGDQ; this is encoded by the coding sequence GTGACGATTCGTGAACTCGATCAGGATGAAGTATTGGAAAGGTCAGCGGTTGAGCTTGCTTACGAATTACTAAAGGAGAAACGTGAACCCGTTCACTATAAAGACTTGTTCGCGGAGATTGCTGAGATCAAGCAAATAAAAAAGGAACAAATGGATGAACGCCGAACGAAATTGTTCACGGATTTGAATATTGGCGGTAGTTTTGTTCATTTAGGGGCAAATCATTGGGGTTTGAAAGCATGGTATCCCGTTGATCAAACAGAGGAAGATTTGAGCCGGACTGTCCAACCCTCATCAAAAAGTTCGGATGATCAAGGGTCGGAACATCAGGACAATGATTTGGAAGATTTGGAAGATGAGCTTGACGAATTAGCCAATGAAGATGATGCCGACAAATCCGATGAAGAAGAACTCGATGGGTTCGGCAACGATGACCACCCTGAAGATGAAGAAGAGAAAGATCAGGAAGGTGATCAATAA